One Phoenix dactylifera cultivar Barhee BC4 unplaced genomic scaffold, palm_55x_up_171113_PBpolish2nd_filt_p 000026F, whole genome shotgun sequence genomic window carries:
- the LOC103713833 gene encoding 60S acidic ribosomal protein P0: MTVKLTKAERKLEYDKKLCRLLDEYSQVLIAAADNVGSNQLQNIRQGLRGESVILMGKNTLIRRCIKVHAEKTGNKEYLNLLPLLVGNVGLIFTKGDLKEVREEVAKYKVGAPARVGLVAPIDVVVPPGNTGLDPSQTSFFQVLNIPTKINKGTVEIITPVELIRKGEKVGSSEAALLAKLGIRPFSYGLVIQSVYENGSVFSPEVLDLTEDDLIEKFAAGLSMVTSLSLALSYPTLAAAPHMFINAYKNVLAVAIATEYTFPQAEKVKEFLEDPSKFAVAAPVAAAEAASTPAAAAKEEEKKAEPEEESDDDMGFSLFD, from the exons ATGACGGTCAAGCTCACGAAGGCCGAGAGGAAGCTGGAGTACGACAAGAAGCTATGCCGCCTCCTGGACGAGTACAGCCAGGTGCTGATAGCAGCGGCGGACAACGTGGGGTCGAATCAGCTTCAAAATATCCGGCAGGGGCTCCGGGGGGAGTCGGTGATCCTCATGGGCAAGAACACGCTGATCCGGCGCTGCATCAAGGTGCACGCAGAGAAGACCGGCAACAAGGAGTACCTCAATCTCCTTCCCTTGCTCGTG GGAAATGTGGGATTAATTTTCACAAAGGGAGATCTGAAGGAGGTCAGGGAGGAAGTGGCGAAATACAAG GTTGGAGCTCCTGCCCGTGTTGGACTTGTTGCTCCGATCGACGTTGTGGTTCCCCCTGGCAACACTGGATTAGATCCATCACAGACCTCCTTCTTTCAG GTGCTCAATATCCCAACCAAGATCAACAAGGGTACTGTTGAAATTATTACCCCTGTTGAGCTGATCAGGAAAGGGGAAAAGGTCGGCTCTTCTGAGGCTGCCCTTCTTGCCAAGCTTGGCATAAGACCATTCTCCTACGGTCTCGTCATCCAGTCAGTGTATGAGAATGGGTCAGTCTTCAGTCCTGAGGTCCTGGACCTCACTGAGGATGATTTGATAGAGAAGTTCGCAGCTGGTCTTTCTATGGTCACCTCGCTGTCCTTGGCCCTTTCCTACCCTACTTTAGCAGCAGCACCCCACATGTTCATCAATGCCTACAAGAATGTTCTGGCAGTTGCAATCGCAACTGAGTATACTTTCCCACAGGCCGAGAAGGTGAAGGAGTTTTTGGAG GATCCTAGCAAGTTTGCTGTCGCAGCTCCTGTTGCAGCTGCTGAAGCTGCTTCCACACCTGCTGCagcagccaaggaagaagagaagaaagcggAGCCTGAAGAGGAATCGGATGATGACATGGGGTTTTCATTGTTCGACTAg
- the LOC103713832 gene encoding uncharacterized protein LOC103713832 yields the protein MAVNRRRDLCRPCSVVAVGFCLLAIWAVGSESRDIRPSEHGLEDQKDPGPTSPAMAAFFQGRPTVALPEARNATDETWRVAPPGPDRSAGRKRARVALLVAGVVCGVVGTALLAAAAVAYVVHARRSRPGGGPGSGFGLGWRRSGLTARLGAA from the coding sequence aTGGCGGTGAATCGGCGGCGAGATCTCTGCCGTCCATGCTCCGTCGTCGCCGTGGGCTTCTGCCTTCTCGCGATCTGGGCCGTCGGATCCGAGTCCCGCGACATACGGCCGTCGGAGCACGGGCTGGAGGACCAGAAGGACCCGGGCCCAACGTCCCCGGCGATGGCGGCTTTCTTCCAGGGACGGCCCACGGTGGCGCTCCCCGAGGCGAGGAACGCCACCGACGAGACCTGGCGGGTGGCGCCGCCCGGGCCGGACCGGTCCGCCGGGAGGAAGCGGGCGAGGGTGGCGCTGCTGGTCGCCGGCGTGGTGTGCGGCGTCGTGGGGACCGCCCTGCTCGCCGCGGCGGCGGTGGCGTACGTGGTCCACGCCCGCCGGTCCAGACCTGGGGGCGGGCCCGGTTCGGGTTTCGGCCTGGGTTGGCGGAGAAGCGGCCTGACGGCCCGGTTGGGAGCCGCGTGA
- the LOC120104570 gene encoding uncharacterized protein LOC120104570: MRILAWNCRGAAKPSFMSSFKRLVQVHCPEICFISETRLSGEGLVRLRRRLGRDWESYAVDSRGLSGGILLLWRRGVATFDVFHNCPQQVVMVASAPDVAPWVLCGVYASTDYRVRRVLWQEIASLTAQGVPTVVVGDFNCILSSSDKRGDAAFMDRADRREFRDFVSRTGLVDLGFSGPQFTWCNNQLGSARVWERLDRAFASPDWILRFPTCRVSHLPRIASVHCPLLISTSSGPSHHSPFRFEKVWLSYPQSWDIVREAWRIPVRGDAMHRVSRKLELAKRRLRRWNRETVGDIFRRVEGVETAISELQRKEDLEGELSVDDMGDLRGLLATHHSLLRQHEIFWRQKSRVQWVHEGDRNTSFFHRSTIIRRQRSTIHSLRDGSGHRVEGEPAIRQVLLDFFHDRWTADEESGDRDHPLRVDARIEDIENAALVRPVSAQEVQEAVWALAPDKASGPDGFPPFFFRQYWGIIRTAVVEAIQCFFSQERMPDD, encoded by the coding sequence ATGAGGATCCTAGCctggaattgtaggggggcggccaagccgtcCTTCATGTCATCCTTCAAACGGTTAGTGCAAGTTCATTGTCCGGAGATCTGCTTCATCAGCGAGACCCGGCTATCTGGTGAGGGGCTTGTACGTTTGAGACGGCGCTTGGGGAGGGACTGGGAGTCATACGCAGTCGATTCTCGAGGGCTGTCGGGAGGTATCCTACTACTGTGGAGGCGAGGGGTGGCGACCTTTGATGTCTTCCACAACTGCCCCCAACAGGTAGTTATGGTTGCTTCGGCACCGGATGTTGCCCCATGGGTTTTGTGTGGGGTGTATGCGAGCACGGATTATAGGGTCAGGAGAGTCCTCTGGCAGGAGATCGCCAGCCTTACCGCCCAGGGTGTCCCGACAGTTGTAGTTGGCGACTTTAATTGCATATTGAGTTCGAGCGACAAGAGGGGTGATGCAGCCTTTATGGATAGAGCGGACAGAAGGGAGTTTCGCGATTTTGTGTCGCGTACTGGCCTGGTGGACTTAGGGTTCTCTGGACCTCAGTTTacttggtgcaataatcagctcggcagtgctagggtttgggagcgTCTAGATAGGGCCTTTGCGTCCCCGGACTGGATCCTCCGTTTTCCTACATGCAGGGTTAGTCACCTACCTCGGATCGCCTCAGTCCATTGCCCCCTGCTGATTTCCACATCATCGGGACCTAGTCATCATAGCCCCTTCCGttttgagaaggtttggctatcataccCCCAGTCTTGGGACATTGTCCGTGAGGCATGGCGCATCCCGGTGCGTGGAGATGCTATGCACCGGGTGTCGCGCAAACTAGAACTGGCCAAGAGGCGCCTTCGGCGGTGGAACCGTGAGACTGTGGGTGACATCTTCCGGAGAGTAGAGGGGGTAGAGACTGCGATCTCTGAGTTGCAGCGAAAAGAAGATCTAGAAGGTGAGCTCTCGGTGGATGATATGGGTGATCTCCGGGGGCTTCTAGCGACCCACCACTCACTACTACGGCAGCACGAGATCTTCTGGCGACAGAAATCTCGGGTTCAGTGGGTACATGAGGGTGACCGCAATACTAGTTTCTTCCACCGGTCTACGATTATCCGTAGGCAGCGGAGCACTATCCACTCGCTGCGAGACGGGTCTGGACATCGGGTGGAAGGTGAACCTGCCATTCGCCAGGTTTTGTTGGACTTCTTCCATGACAGATGGACGGCGGATGAGGAGTCCGGCGACAGAGACCATCCCTTGAGGGTGGATGCGAGGATCGAGGATATTGAGAACGCAGCCCTGGTCCGACCAGTGTCCGCACAGGAGGTTCAGGAGGCAGTCTGGGCTTTGGCTCCAGACAAGGCTTCGGGTCCGGACGGATTCCCCCCGTTCTTTTTCCGACAGTATTGGGGTATCATTCGGACAGCAGTGGTAGAGGCTATTCAGTGCTTCTTCTCTCAGGAGAGGATGCCGGATGACTGA